The Actinomadura sp. WMMB 499 genome includes a window with the following:
- a CDS encoding protein-export chaperone SecB has translation MTRTTVGELREIAQNILQYIEIEDINMRSLSITGTHPVLEGPFTVSTTLSVSGEMRADHIDLFTRYDIRAMPANDDDEREEHSLHGDDKEENAWRLKLILVATFAKQSAKIPSFSDEDLKALAYAFGPLFMHPYAREIVQHNVTRLGYPPYTLSILEPLTTADDEEVEIKEG, from the coding sequence ATGACTCGAACCACCGTCGGGGAACTCCGAGAGATTGCTCAAAATATCCTTCAATATATAGAGATTGAGGATATTAATATGAGGTCGCTCTCGATAACGGGAACGCATCCAGTATTGGAAGGGCCGTTCACGGTCAGTACTACGCTATCTGTAAGCGGCGAGATGCGTGCCGACCATATAGATCTTTTTACGCGCTATGACATTCGCGCTATGCCTGCGAATGATGACGATGAAAGGGAGGAGCATTCCCTCCATGGTGATGACAAGGAGGAGAACGCTTGGCGACTGAAACTAATTTTGGTTGCTACGTTCGCGAAGCAGTCTGCGAAAATACCGAGCTTTTCGGATGAGGATCTGAAGGCTCTGGCTTATGCTTTCGGTCCCCTGTTTATGCATCCCTATGCACGGGAAATCGTCCAGCATAACGTTACCCGACTTGGCTATCCGCCCTACACTCTTTCCATTTTGGAGCCGCTGACAACCGCTGATGATGAGGAAGTTGAAATCAAAGAAGGCTAA
- a CDS encoding haloacid dehalogenase-like hydrolase: MHKLILWDIDHTLIETGGVGSEVFKDAFEQVTGHQIDRLADVTGRTEQVIFQETLDLYDIQDPGDYFPKFVEAQAAGYRARADEMRRRGRALPGARKALKTFAERPDIVQTVLTGNPKPSAIAKLGIFDLTRYLNLAIGAYGTDDSQRPNLVAIAQNRAATHVGHVYSVESTYLIGDTVGDVEAAREGGAQIISVATGRADIPTLRSVGSQIAIPTLERVAQIIPHS; the protein is encoded by the coding sequence GTGCACAAGCTCATCCTGTGGGACATCGACCACACGCTCATCGAGACCGGAGGCGTAGGCAGCGAAGTCTTCAAGGACGCGTTCGAGCAGGTCACCGGCCACCAGATCGACCGCCTAGCCGACGTCACCGGCCGCACCGAACAAGTCATCTTCCAGGAGACACTCGACCTCTACGACATCCAGGACCCAGGCGACTACTTCCCCAAGTTCGTCGAGGCCCAAGCCGCCGGCTACCGAGCCCGAGCCGACGAGATGCGCAGGCGAGGCCGAGCCCTCCCCGGAGCCCGCAAAGCCCTAAAAACTTTCGCCGAACGCCCCGACATCGTCCAAACCGTTCTAACCGGCAACCCGAAACCCTCAGCCATCGCCAAGCTGGGAATTTTCGACCTTACTCGCTACCTCAACCTTGCCATAGGCGCATACGGTACTGACGACTCACAACGCCCCAACCTAGTAGCCATCGCCCAGAACCGAGCAGCCACTCACGTCGGCCACGTATACAGCGTAGAGAGCACCTACCTCATTGGCGACACGGTCGGCGACGTAGAGGCCGCAAGAGAAGGTGGAGCTCAAATAATTTCCGTAGCTACAGGCCGAGCCGATATACCCACATTGAGATCAGTCGGGTCCCAAATCGCGATACCCACCCTGGAAAGGGTTGCACAAATCATCCCACATAGCTAA
- a CDS encoding helix-turn-helix domain-containing protein has product MSESDEIGIGERLRFYRQGRKKTQAVVAGLAGVSEDYVSQIERGLKTPTIGMLHKFARILGVQVSVLLGEPEFEQNGTIHPVASELNRRMMSFGRPGDGGDVDLAGLRRRVDAAWEIWQTSESRFTEGAEVFPALLSDVQVAARSFRAVGEAEERREAARLASDMYFLLRTFAKRIGRTDLSLLAADRGIAAAYETDDPLRIAGAHWNLAHILIAQNEAEAAEETAVHAIEELKPHLESGGDWLAMSGALWLVASVASVRQGDAWAARDRLRQHALPAAESVGEGNVLWTVFGPTNVLLHAMSVEMEAGESAEGLTIADRIDVTESPSLERQTTFYLELARLHEQRRDDAAVLLHLMSAEGSGPEDLRYNVLARDLVRGLLRRARPSMAPQVRALARRVGVVAA; this is encoded by the coding sequence GTGTCTGAGTCGGATGAGATCGGCATTGGCGAGCGTCTGCGGTTCTACCGGCAGGGGCGCAAGAAGACACAGGCCGTGGTGGCTGGGCTGGCTGGGGTGAGTGAGGACTACGTCTCGCAGATCGAGCGGGGGTTGAAGACTCCCACCATCGGGATGCTGCACAAGTTCGCGCGGATTCTGGGCGTGCAGGTGTCGGTGTTGCTCGGGGAACCGGAGTTCGAGCAGAACGGCACGATTCATCCGGTGGCGTCGGAGTTGAATCGGCGGATGATGTCCTTCGGCCGTCCTGGGGACGGTGGGGATGTCGACTTGGCGGGGCTGCGTCGGAGGGTTGATGCGGCATGGGAGATCTGGCAGACGTCGGAGAGTCGGTTCACGGAGGGCGCGGAGGTCTTCCCGGCGCTGTTGTCCGATGTTCAGGTGGCGGCGCGGTCGTTCCGGGCCGTGGGTGAGGCCGAGGAACGTCGGGAGGCGGCTCGGCTGGCGTCGGACATGTACTTCTTGCTGCGGACGTTCGCGAAGCGCATCGGGCGGACGGACCTGTCGTTGCTGGCTGCTGACCGTGGGATCGCGGCGGCCTACGAGACCGATGATCCGCTGAGGATCGCGGGGGCTCACTGGAACCTCGCTCACATCCTGATCGCGCAGAATGAGGCGGAGGCGGCCGAGGAGACGGCCGTTCATGCGATCGAGGAACTGAAGCCCCATCTGGAGAGCGGCGGCGACTGGCTGGCGATGTCGGGTGCCTTGTGGCTCGTGGCGTCGGTCGCCTCGGTGCGGCAGGGGGATGCCTGGGCGGCTCGGGATCGGCTGCGGCAGCATGCGCTTCCGGCGGCCGAGTCGGTTGGGGAAGGCAACGTGCTGTGGACGGTGTTCGGGCCGACGAACGTCCTCCTGCACGCGATGAGCGTCGAAATGGAGGCCGGGGAATCGGCTGAGGGGCTCACCATCGCTGACCGGATCGACGTCACCGAGTCGCCGTCGCTGGAACGGCAGACGACGTTCTATTTGGAGCTGGCACGGCTGCATGAGCAACGCCGGGATGACGCGGCCGTGCTGCTGCACTTGATGAGTGCGGAGGGAAGCGGGCCGGAAGACCTGCGGTACAACGTGCTGGCGCGGGATCTGGTGCGCGGGCTGCTGCGGCGGGCTCGGCCGAGTATGGCGCCGCAAGTGCGGGCGTTGGCTCGTCGGGTCGGTGTGGTGGCCGCGTAG